The proteins below are encoded in one region of Streptomyces ficellus:
- a CDS encoding non-ribosomal peptide synthetase, translating into MTAYGAEGAAYGDEGAAYGDEGAAASAVHPMSFEQESIWLNDQFQSGAGRYVESWIHRLRGDIDVRAVEAALTGVVARHEPLRTALVLADGRTVQRVFPAAPVPLAVRDVGPGGVAAAVRAAVSGPLPADRPPLLRATLLRTGERDAVLAVALHHAAIDGWSFRLLDQEFSELYGAAVENRPPDLPALETTYGDYARAQRRPAGTAPQAPHAPHAPGGPPHAPETPGEPGAADPDMDYWRRTLAGAPAESAFPLDRPRPVEPDHRGELIEFSVGADLGDAVRAACRALRTTPFVLFTAVLTVLVHRLGGQDDIVLGTPVTRRDRLELEPLIGCLSDVMPLRQRLRPGQTFRELVKQSAGCVRGAAAHRHVPHSRLVAELAGERVPGRFPLFQVVFTVDDAGAPGLGLPGVVAERLHAHNGTAKFDVFLELVPRGDGGYRALMEYATGVLDASTARRLTGRFLTLLADATANPDAAVDDLAVMPGPERRLVTEDFSRGTEAGGPSGPLPHAHELVARTARSVPDAPAVTHAGRTLTYGELRAASAAQARWLVSRGLAGARIGVRAERSVDTLVAVLAVLRAGGACVPLDPSLPAERTVFMVRDSGAAAVLTTRTTPAPPATGVPLLFLEDVPPPAPDAVLPGTSPEDVAYIVYTSGSTGRPKGVALPHRSLAALLDWQCRASAAGPGSRTLQFAPLGFDVAFQETFGTWACGGTLVLADDGTRGDPHRLLDLVGREAVDRLFLPYVALQQLAEYAVAAGLSARSLREVITAGEQLYVTPAIRAFFTTACPGALLENQYGPSETHVVTAHRLSGAPAGWPDRPPIGRPVPGSRVYVLDDRLRPCPVGTVGEICVAGDSVALGYLSGEPTGVRRFVPDPFGRPAGSGGLLYRTGDRGRFRADGTIEFLGRDDDQVKIRGYRVEPGEVEAALKAVPGVTDAVVHAVATDGEGAPAAGGERAAAGPAEKRLVAYFTSAAGAAEPAPERVRAALVERLPRHLVPASVVRVPEFPLTASGKTDRAAVHRLHGAGTTPRPSPGPHEEHGGGARAGGLAAIWAEVLRTGVTSTSGASGAADPDQSFFALGGDSLLAVRLSVRLRTELGLDVRPADVVAAPTLGALTALATARGRAVPALGPATLDAGVVPAREVVRVAREPRRVLLTGATGFLGAFILRDLLVRTEAVVHCLVRTGEPVLGTSVAGEPVAGAEAVAGKRIRAALERYRLWDDSLAHRVVAVPGDLALPRLGLDRDRFDELARTVDAVFHAGAEVNLAYGYERLEAANVGGTAEVLRLAAAHRTVPVHHVSTVGVFPGAGPPAGRVLPAEPLGDVTRLRNGYAESKWVAETLVARARERGLPVTVYRPTRIGGSSVTGVCQRSDFLWLLVKGCVQAGLAPADYVSDFDLVPVDHVSGAITALAADPGAAGGTFHLSSERLRPFTGITATLRSLGYRLDDVPLEVWHRHVEGRPGNAAYPLLGLLPPTGTARPAGSPLFDSSATREALRGSTVIPPDVDSALFERYVRFFVEEGFLPPPPAGKDPDRCRADLDHEIS; encoded by the coding sequence GTGACCGCGTACGGGGCCGAGGGAGCCGCGTACGGGGACGAGGGCGCCGCGTACGGGGACGAGGGCGCCGCCGCTTCCGCCGTCCATCCGATGTCGTTCGAGCAGGAGTCGATCTGGCTCAACGACCAGTTCCAGTCCGGCGCCGGACGCTATGTCGAGTCGTGGATCCACCGCCTGCGCGGCGACATCGATGTCCGGGCCGTCGAGGCCGCGCTGACGGGGGTCGTCGCACGCCACGAACCGCTGCGCACCGCCCTGGTGCTGGCGGACGGCCGTACGGTGCAGCGCGTGTTCCCGGCGGCGCCGGTTCCGCTGGCCGTCCGGGACGTCGGCCCCGGCGGGGTGGCCGCGGCGGTCCGGGCGGCCGTGTCCGGGCCCCTGCCCGCGGACCGGCCACCGCTGCTGCGGGCGACGCTGCTCCGCACCGGCGAGCGGGACGCGGTCCTGGCGGTGGCCCTGCACCACGCGGCGATCGACGGCTGGTCGTTCCGCCTGCTCGACCAGGAGTTCAGCGAGCTGTACGGGGCGGCGGTGGAGAACCGGCCGCCCGACCTGCCCGCCCTGGAGACGACGTACGGCGACTACGCCCGCGCCCAGCGACGGCCGGCGGGCACGGCACCACAAGCACCGCACGCCCCACACGCGCCGGGCGGGCCGCCGCACGCGCCGGAAACGCCCGGAGAGCCGGGCGCGGCCGACCCGGACATGGACTACTGGCGCCGGACGCTCGCGGGGGCGCCCGCGGAGTCGGCCTTCCCGCTGGACCGGCCCCGTCCGGTGGAGCCGGACCACCGGGGCGAGCTGATCGAGTTCTCCGTCGGCGCCGACCTCGGCGACGCCGTGCGCGCCGCCTGCCGCGCGCTCCGTACGACACCGTTCGTGCTGTTCACCGCGGTCCTGACCGTCCTCGTGCACCGGCTCGGCGGTCAGGACGACATCGTGCTGGGCACGCCGGTCACCCGGCGGGACCGGCTGGAGCTGGAACCGCTGATCGGCTGCCTCAGCGACGTCATGCCGTTGCGTCAGCGCCTGCGCCCGGGGCAGACGTTCAGGGAGCTGGTGAAGCAGAGCGCCGGGTGCGTACGCGGGGCGGCGGCGCACCGTCACGTCCCGCACAGCAGGCTGGTCGCGGAGCTGGCGGGCGAGCGGGTGCCGGGGCGGTTCCCGCTGTTCCAGGTGGTGTTCACGGTCGACGACGCGGGCGCGCCCGGGCTGGGGCTGCCGGGCGTGGTGGCCGAACGCCTCCACGCTCACAACGGCACGGCCAAGTTCGACGTGTTCCTCGAGCTCGTCCCGCGCGGGGACGGCGGTTACCGGGCCCTGATGGAGTACGCCACCGGCGTCCTCGACGCGTCGACCGCGCGCCGGCTCACCGGGCGCTTCCTGACCCTGCTCGCCGACGCCACCGCGAACCCGGACGCCGCCGTCGACGACCTCGCCGTCATGCCCGGACCGGAACGCCGGCTGGTCACCGAGGACTTCAGTCGCGGCACGGAGGCGGGAGGGCCCTCCGGTCCGCTCCCCCACGCGCACGAGCTGGTGGCCCGCACGGCGCGGTCGGTGCCGGACGCCCCGGCCGTGACGCACGCCGGGCGGACCCTGACGTACGGCGAACTGCGGGCCGCCTCCGCCGCCCAGGCCCGGTGGCTGGTGTCCCGGGGACTGGCCGGTGCGCGGATCGGCGTCCGCGCCGAGCGGTCGGTGGACACCCTCGTCGCCGTCCTGGCCGTCCTCCGGGCGGGCGGCGCCTGTGTGCCGCTGGATCCGTCCCTCCCGGCCGAACGCACCGTCTTCATGGTGCGCGACAGCGGTGCGGCCGCGGTCCTCACCACCCGTACGACTCCCGCACCGCCCGCCACCGGCGTCCCCCTGCTGTTCCTGGAGGACGTGCCCCCGCCCGCGCCGGACGCCGTCCTGCCCGGGACGTCCCCCGAGGACGTGGCGTACATCGTGTACACCTCCGGCTCGACCGGCCGCCCCAAGGGTGTGGCCCTCCCCCACCGCTCGCTGGCGGCGCTCCTGGACTGGCAGTGCCGGGCCTCCGCCGCCGGGCCCGGCTCGCGCACGCTCCAGTTCGCACCGCTCGGCTTCGACGTGGCGTTCCAGGAGACGTTCGGCACGTGGGCGTGCGGCGGAACGCTCGTCCTGGCGGACGACGGGACGCGGGGCGACCCGCACCGGCTGCTCGACCTCGTCGGGCGGGAGGCGGTGGACCGCCTGTTCCTGCCGTACGTCGCCCTGCAGCAGCTGGCCGAGTACGCCGTGGCCGCGGGCCTCTCCGCCCGGTCGCTGCGCGAGGTGATCACGGCCGGTGAGCAGCTGTACGTCACCCCGGCGATCCGGGCGTTCTTCACCACGGCCTGTCCGGGGGCGCTCCTGGAGAACCAGTACGGTCCCTCCGAGACCCATGTGGTCACCGCCCACCGCCTCTCCGGAGCGCCGGCCGGGTGGCCGGACCGGCCGCCGATCGGCCGCCCGGTGCCGGGGAGCCGGGTGTACGTCCTGGACGACCGGCTGCGGCCGTGTCCGGTCGGCACGGTCGGGGAGATCTGCGTCGCCGGTGACTCCGTCGCCCTCGGCTACCTCTCGGGAGAGCCCACGGGCGTCCGCCGTTTCGTGCCCGACCCCTTCGGCCGCCCGGCCGGGTCGGGGGGCCTCCTGTACCGCACAGGGGACCGGGGGCGCTTCCGGGCCGACGGCACCATCGAGTTCCTCGGCCGGGACGACGACCAGGTCAAGATCCGCGGCTACCGGGTCGAGCCCGGCGAGGTCGAGGCCGCGCTGAAGGCCGTACCGGGCGTGACGGACGCCGTCGTGCACGCCGTCGCCACCGACGGGGAGGGCGCCCCGGCGGCGGGGGGCGAGCGGGCGGCGGCCGGACCGGCGGAGAAGCGGCTCGTGGCGTACTTCACCTCGGCGGCGGGCGCCGCGGAGCCGGCGCCCGAGCGGGTGCGCGCGGCGCTGGTGGAGCGGCTCCCGCGCCACCTCGTGCCGGCGTCCGTCGTCCGCGTGCCGGAGTTCCCGCTCACCGCGAGCGGCAAGACGGACCGTGCGGCGGTGCACCGGCTGCACGGCGCCGGCACCACCCCGCGTCCGTCGCCGGGCCCGCACGAGGAGCACGGCGGCGGGGCGCGGGCCGGCGGTCTGGCGGCGATCTGGGCCGAGGTCCTGCGTACCGGCGTGACGAGTACGTCCGGTGCGAGCGGCGCGGCCGACCCGGACCAGTCGTTCTTCGCCCTCGGCGGCGACTCGCTGCTGGCCGTGCGGCTGTCCGTCCGCCTCCGCACCGAGCTGGGGCTGGACGTCCGGCCCGCCGACGTCGTCGCTGCCCCCACGCTCGGCGCCCTGACCGCGCTCGCCACCGCGCGCGGCCGGGCGGTGCCGGCCCTTGGTCCGGCGACGCTCGACGCGGGCGTCGTGCCCGCGCGGGAGGTGGTGCGGGTGGCCCGGGAGCCGCGCCGGGTGCTGCTGACCGGGGCGACCGGGTTCCTGGGCGCGTTCATTCTGCGGGACCTGCTGGTGCGGACGGAGGCGGTCGTGCACTGTCTCGTCCGCACCGGGGAGCCGGTCCTCGGGACGTCGGTCGCCGGGGAGCCGGTCGCCGGGGCGGAGGCCGTGGCGGGCAAGCGGATCCGCGCCGCGCTGGAGCGGTACCGGCTGTGGGACGACTCCCTCGCGCACCGCGTCGTGGCCGTGCCCGGCGATCTGGCGCTGCCCCGGCTGGGGCTGGACCGGGACCGGTTCGACGAGCTGGCGCGGACGGTCGACGCGGTGTTCCACGCGGGCGCCGAGGTGAACCTGGCGTACGGCTACGAGCGGCTGGAGGCGGCCAACGTCGGCGGGACCGCCGAGGTCCTGCGCCTGGCGGCCGCCCACCGCACGGTGCCGGTGCACCACGTGTCGACCGTCGGGGTCTTCCCGGGGGCCGGACCGCCCGCGGGCCGCGTCCTGCCCGCCGAGCCGCTGGGCGACGTGACGCGGCTGCGCAACGGGTACGCCGAGTCGAAGTGGGTGGCCGAGACCCTCGTCGCCCGGGCCCGGGAGCGGGGTCTGCCGGTCACGGTGTACCGGCCCACGAGGATCGGCGGCTCCAGCGTCACGGGGGTGTGCCAGCGGTCCGACTTCCTGTGGCTGCTCGTGAAGGGCTGTGTCCAGGCGGGTCTGGCGCCCGCGGACTACGTCTCGGACTTCGACCTGGTGCCGGTGGACCACGTCAGCGGGGCGATCACCGCGCTCGCCGCCGACCCCGGGGCGGCCGGAGGGACGTTCCACCTGTCCAGCGAGCGGCTGCGGCCGTTCACCGGGATCACGGCCACGCTGAGGTCGCTGGGCTACCGGCTGGACGACGTGCCGCTGGAGGTCTGGCACCGCCACGTCGAGGGGCGGCCGGGGAACGCGGCGTACCCGCTCCTCGGCCTCCTTCCGCCGACGGGCACGGCACGGCCGGCAGGCTCGCCGCTGTTCGACTCCTCCGCCACCCGGGAGGCGCTCCGGGGCTCGACCGTGATCCCGCCGGACGTCGATAGCGCCCTTTTCGAGCGTTATGTTCGCTTTTTCGTGGAGGAGGGCTTCCTCCCGCCACCGCCCGCCGGAAAGGACCCGGACCGCTGTCGAGCAGACCTCGATCACGAGATATCTTGA
- a CDS encoding NADP-dependent isocitrate dehydrogenase: MTDSTIIYTHTDEAPALATHSFLPVIQAYASTAGVSVETRDISLAGRIIAGFPEYLQEGQRIDDALAELGELAKTPDANIIKLPNISASIPQLKAAVAELQEQGYALPDYPDDPKTDEERDIRARYDKVKGSAVNPVLREGNSDRRAPASVKNYAKTHPHRMGAWTGESKTNVATMGQNDFRSTEKSVVISEAGSLRIELAGDDGSTTVLRESVPVLAGEVVDASVMRVAALREFLTAQVARAKAEGVLFSVHLKATMMKVSDPIVFGHVVRAFFPKTFAKYGEALAAAGLTPNDGLGGIFKGLEGLPEGAEIKASFDAELAEGPELAMVDSDKGITNLHVPSDVIVDASMPAMIRTSGHMWGPDGQEADTLAVLPDSSYSGVYQVVIDDCRANGAYDPSTMGTVPNVGLMAQKAEEYGSHDKTFEIPVTGTVRLVDEAGDVVIEQAVSAGDIFRACQTKDAPIKDWVKLAVTRARATGDPAVFWLDETRAHDAVLIKKVEQYLPEHDTEGLDIRVMSPVEATKLSVERIRRGENTISVTGNVLRDYLTDLFPILELGTSAKMLSVVPLMNGGGLFETGAGGSAPKHVQQLVKEDYLRWDSLGEFLALAVSFEHLAQTKGNARAQVLADTLDRATATFLNEDKSPSRRLGGIDNRGSHFYLAMYWAQELARQTDDAELAKAFAQLAQTLTEQEETIVGELIAVQGKPADIGGYYHPDPAKASAVMRPSATFNQALATLA; this comes from the coding sequence GTGACTGACTCGACCATCATCTACACACACACTGACGAGGCCCCGGCCCTGGCCACGCACTCGTTCCTGCCCGTGATCCAGGCGTACGCCTCGACCGCCGGGGTCAGCGTGGAGACCAGGGACATCTCCCTGGCAGGCCGGATCATCGCGGGCTTCCCGGAGTACCTCCAGGAGGGGCAGCGCATCGACGACGCGCTCGCCGAGCTCGGCGAGCTGGCCAAGACGCCCGATGCGAACATCATCAAGCTGCCGAACATCTCGGCCTCGATCCCGCAGCTGAAGGCGGCCGTCGCCGAGCTCCAGGAGCAGGGCTACGCGCTCCCGGACTACCCGGACGACCCGAAGACCGACGAGGAGCGGGACATCCGCGCCCGTTACGACAAGGTCAAGGGCAGCGCCGTGAACCCGGTCCTGCGCGAGGGCAACTCCGACCGGCGCGCTCCCGCGTCGGTCAAGAACTACGCCAAGACCCACCCGCACCGCATGGGCGCGTGGACCGGCGAGTCGAAGACCAACGTGGCGACCATGGGCCAGAACGACTTCCGCTCCACCGAGAAGTCCGTGGTGATCTCCGAGGCCGGCTCGCTCCGCATCGAGCTGGCGGGCGACGACGGCTCCACCACCGTCCTGCGCGAGTCGGTCCCCGTCCTCGCGGGCGAGGTCGTCGACGCGTCCGTGATGCGGGTCGCCGCGCTGCGCGAGTTCCTGACCGCGCAGGTCGCCCGGGCCAAGGCGGAGGGCGTGCTGTTCTCCGTGCACCTGAAGGCGACGATGATGAAGGTCTCCGACCCGATCGTCTTCGGCCACGTCGTACGCGCCTTCTTCCCGAAGACGTTCGCGAAGTACGGCGAGGCGCTCGCCGCGGCCGGCCTGACCCCGAACGACGGCCTCGGCGGCATCTTCAAGGGCCTGGAGGGCCTGCCCGAGGGCGCCGAGATCAAGGCGTCCTTCGACGCCGAGCTCGCCGAGGGCCCGGAGCTCGCCATGGTGGACTCCGACAAGGGCATCACCAACCTGCACGTCCCGTCCGACGTCATCGTCGACGCCTCGATGCCGGCCATGATCCGCACCTCCGGCCACATGTGGGGCCCGGACGGCCAGGAGGCCGACACCCTCGCGGTGCTGCCGGACAGCAGCTACTCCGGCGTCTACCAGGTCGTCATCGACGACTGCCGCGCCAACGGCGCCTACGACCCCTCGACGATGGGCACCGTTCCCAACGTCGGTCTGATGGCGCAGAAGGCCGAGGAGTACGGCAGCCACGACAAGACCTTCGAGATCCCGGTCACGGGCACCGTCCGCCTGGTCGACGAGGCCGGCGACGTCGTCATCGAGCAGGCCGTGTCGGCCGGTGACATCTTCCGCGCCTGCCAGACCAAGGACGCCCCGATCAAGGACTGGGTGAAGCTGGCCGTCACCCGCGCCCGCGCGACCGGGGACCCGGCGGTCTTCTGGCTCGACGAGACCCGCGCGCACGACGCCGTGCTCATCAAGAAGGTCGAGCAGTACCTCCCGGAGCACGACACCGAGGGCCTGGACATCCGCGTCATGTCCCCGGTCGAGGCGACCAAGCTGTCCGTCGAGCGGATCCGCCGCGGCGAGAACACCATCTCGGTCACCGGCAACGTGCTGCGCGACTACCTGACCGACCTGTTCCCGATCCTGGAGCTGGGCACCAGCGCCAAGATGCTGTCGGTCGTCCCGCTGATGAACGGCGGCGGCCTCTTCGAGACGGGCGCCGGCGGCTCCGCGCCGAAGCACGTCCAGCAGCTGGTCAAGGAGGACTACCTGCGCTGGGACAGCCTGGGCGAGTTCCTGGCGCTCGCGGTCAGCTTCGAGCACCTCGCGCAGACCAAGGGCAACGCCCGCGCCCAGGTCCTGGCCGACACGCTGGACCGCGCCACCGCGACGTTCCTCAACGAGGACAAGTCGCCGAGCCGTCGCCTCGGCGGCATCGACAACCGCGGCAGCCACTTCTACCTCGCCATGTACTGGGCGCAGGAGCTGGCCCGGCAGACGGACGACGCGGAGCTCGCCAAGGCGTTCGCCCAGCTCGCCCAGACGCTCACGGAGCAGGAGGAGACGATCGTCGGTGAACTGATCGCGGTCCAGGGCAAGCCGGCCGACATCGGCGGCTACTACCACCCGGACCCGGCCAAGGCCTCGGCCGTCATGCGCCCGTCGGCGACGTTCAACCAGGCGCTCGCCACCCTGGCCTGA
- a CDS encoding globin domain-containing protein: protein MRFRITRANGAPARTPSGDTAPSPAASHDVPRAAEAPLSARETELIRGSAAAVAPVAADMTVYFYAILFSRHPEVRSLFPPAMDAQRGRLLRALLRIVDLVDDPGNLTRFCDRLGRDHRKFGTVAEHFPAVGACLLDSLARYAGPAWTAETAAAWTKAYGAVAGLMIRAAEEDAAVRPAVWPATVVRHVPRGHGIAEITVRPDSPYSYAAGQYVSVETPWWPRQWRSYSPANAPREDGTLTFHVRAVAGGSVSTALVHRSRVGDRLTLGPATGDMVLDTAVFENLLCVAGGTGLAPVRALVEEVARRGGRHQVELFLGARTSAELYGVDDMLRMAQRHHWLTIRGAVSDEYTPGLRGSLPEVLAEYGPWFEHDVYLSGPPRMIVSARETLTLHGTLPERIHHDPFDVPVLSMP, encoded by the coding sequence GTGAGGTTCCGGATCACCCGCGCGAACGGCGCACCGGCGCGCACCCCGTCCGGGGACACGGCGCCCTCCCCCGCCGCGTCCCACGACGTGCCCCGGGCCGCCGAGGCACCCTTGTCGGCCCGCGAGACGGAGCTGATACGGGGCTCCGCCGCCGCGGTCGCACCCGTCGCGGCGGACATGACGGTCTACTTCTACGCGATCCTCTTCTCCCGTCACCCCGAGGTCCGCTCGCTGTTCCCGCCGGCGATGGACGCCCAGCGCGGGCGCCTGCTGCGCGCGCTGCTGCGCATCGTGGACCTGGTCGACGACCCCGGGAACCTGACGCGCTTCTGTGACCGCCTCGGACGTGACCACCGCAAGTTCGGCACCGTCGCCGAGCACTTCCCCGCCGTGGGCGCGTGCCTCCTCGACTCCCTGGCGCGCTACGCCGGGCCCGCCTGGACGGCGGAGACCGCCGCGGCCTGGACGAAGGCGTACGGCGCGGTCGCCGGGCTCATGATCCGTGCCGCCGAGGAGGACGCCGCGGTGCGGCCGGCGGTGTGGCCCGCCACGGTGGTGCGGCACGTCCCGCGCGGACACGGCATCGCCGAGATCACCGTACGGCCCGACTCGCCCTACTCCTACGCCGCCGGGCAGTACGTCAGCGTCGAGACGCCCTGGTGGCCCCGGCAGTGGCGCTCGTACTCCCCCGCCAACGCACCGCGCGAGGACGGCACCCTCACCTTTCACGTGCGCGCGGTGGCCGGCGGCTCCGTCAGCACCGCGCTGGTGCACCGCTCCCGGGTCGGTGACCGTCTCACCCTGGGTCCCGCGACGGGTGACATGGTGCTGGACACCGCCGTCTTCGAGAACCTGCTCTGCGTGGCGGGAGGCACCGGGCTCGCTCCGGTGCGCGCCCTCGTGGAGGAGGTCGCCCGCCGCGGCGGGCGCCACCAGGTGGAGCTGTTCCTCGGCGCCCGCACCAGCGCCGAGCTGTACGGGGTCGACGACATGCTCCGGATGGCCCAGCGCCACCACTGGCTGACCATCAGAGGGGCCGTCTCCGACGAGTACACGCCCGGCCTGCGGGGCTCCCTGCCGGAGGTCCTCGCCGAGTACGGCCCGTGGTTCGAGCACGACGTCTACCTCAGTGGCCCGCCCCGGATGATCGTCTCCGCCCGGGAGACACTCACCCTCCACGGCACCCTGCCCGAACGCATCCACCACGATCCGTTCGACGTTCCCGTCCTGTCCATGCCCTGA
- a CDS encoding pyridoxamine 5'-phosphate oxidase family protein has translation MTLPPPPFGSAGEHRLQQRLGTTERAARFYDQQVRPCLTPEMRAFIGRQAMVFLATADSRGECDASFRAGPPGFVHVLDDQALAYPEFRGNGVLASAGNMTENPHLGMLFVDFTHHHVGLHVNGVARLYGDTELRALHPTLPTGIAPGRAPELWVHLRVEEAYIHCSKYIPHLEPAPRPAGHSPARPKDAAYFTGSQRPAPVGAPYPSTEG, from the coding sequence GTGACCTTGCCTCCACCGCCCTTCGGATCAGCGGGCGAACACCGGCTGCAGCAGCGGCTGGGCACCACCGAGCGCGCCGCCCGGTTCTACGACCAGCAGGTGCGTCCCTGCCTGACACCGGAGATGCGGGCGTTCATAGGCCGCCAGGCCATGGTCTTCCTGGCCACCGCGGACTCCCGCGGAGAGTGCGACGCCAGCTTCCGCGCCGGCCCGCCCGGTTTCGTCCACGTCCTGGACGACCAGGCGCTCGCCTACCCCGAGTTCCGCGGCAACGGCGTCCTGGCCAGCGCCGGCAACATGACGGAGAACCCGCACCTCGGCATGCTGTTCGTGGACTTCACCCACCACCACGTGGGCCTCCACGTCAACGGCGTGGCCCGGCTCTACGGCGACACCGAGCTGCGGGCCCTGCACCCCACCCTGCCCACCGGCATCGCGCCCGGTCGCGCACCCGAACTCTGGGTGCACCTGCGGGTGGAGGAGGCGTACATCCACTGTTCCAAGTACATCCCGCACCTGGAACCGGCCCCGCGCCCGGCCGGCCACAGCCCCGCGCGGCCGAAGGACGCGGCGTACTTCACCGGCTCGCAGCGGCCCGCGCCCGTCGGCGCCCCGTACCCGTCGACGGAGGGCTGA
- a CDS encoding benzoate/H(+) symporter BenE family transporter — MWRDMSLSAVLAGFVAVVVSYSGPLVIVLAAASAGHLDTAQTGSWVWAISIGSGLTCIGLSLRTRMPVITAWSTPGAALLVTSLGAYSYAEAIGAFLVTGVVITLVGLTGVFGRLMRQVPTAVVAAMLAGILFSFGTGVFTSLKTAPWIAGTVLAAYLVGKRLLPRYAVLIALAVGVACSAATSRLDIRLDHVELARPVLTTPDFSVASLIGIAVPMILATLASQNAPGMAVLTASGYRPDDRLLIGSTGLVSTALAPFGSHAINLAAITAAICTGPESHRDPRRRYVAGVACGAFYLLIGAFGTTLVVFFAGLPKELVAAIAGVALFGALAGGLAGAVTEEKDREAALITFLATASGMTLFGIGSAFWGLVFGVVAHVVLTRRRARSATG; from the coding sequence CTGTGGCGGGACATGTCGCTGTCCGCGGTCCTCGCCGGGTTCGTGGCCGTGGTCGTCTCGTACTCCGGGCCGCTGGTCATCGTGCTCGCCGCGGCCTCGGCCGGGCACCTGGACACGGCACAGACCGGCTCGTGGGTCTGGGCCATCTCCATAGGCAGCGGCCTGACCTGCATCGGCCTCAGCCTGCGCACCAGGATGCCGGTCATCACGGCATGGTCGACGCCGGGCGCCGCCCTCCTGGTCACCAGCCTGGGCGCCTACTCCTACGCGGAGGCCATCGGAGCGTTCCTCGTCACCGGCGTCGTGATCACCCTGGTCGGGCTGACCGGGGTGTTCGGCCGGCTGATGCGCCAGGTGCCCACGGCCGTGGTCGCGGCCATGCTCGCGGGCATCCTGTTCTCCTTCGGCACCGGGGTGTTCACCTCGCTGAAGACGGCGCCCTGGATCGCCGGGACGGTCCTGGCCGCCTACCTGGTCGGCAAGCGGCTGCTGCCCCGCTACGCGGTGCTGATCGCCCTGGCGGTCGGGGTGGCGTGCAGCGCGGCGACCTCGCGGCTGGACATCCGGCTGGACCACGTCGAGCTGGCCCGCCCGGTGCTGACGACGCCCGACTTCTCCGTCGCCTCCCTCATCGGCATCGCGGTGCCGATGATCCTGGCGACCCTGGCCTCGCAGAACGCCCCGGGCATGGCGGTGCTCACCGCGTCCGGCTACCGGCCCGACGACCGGCTGCTGATCGGTTCGACGGGCCTGGTGTCCACCGCCCTGGCGCCCTTCGGGTCGCACGCCATCAACCTCGCGGCGATCACCGCGGCGATCTGCACCGGCCCGGAATCGCACCGCGACCCCCGGCGCCGCTATGTCGCCGGTGTCGCGTGCGGGGCGTTCTACCTCCTCATCGGGGCCTTCGGCACGACCCTCGTGGTCTTCTTCGCGGGCCTGCCGAAGGAACTGGTCGCCGCCATCGCCGGTGTCGCCCTCTTCGGCGCGCTGGCCGGAGGACTGGCCGGAGCGGTCACCGAGGAGAAGGACCGGGAGGCCGCGCTGATCACCTTCCTGGCCACCGCGTCCGGCATGACCCTCTTCGGCATCGGATCGGCCTTCTGGGGCCTGGTGTTCGGCGTCGTGGCCCATGTCGTACTGACCCGCCGGCGGGCCCGCTCCGCCACCGGCTGA